AAATCCCGCATATCCTAAGTACTTTCTATCACCcacaacaacacaacatcGATTTGCCACCCCATTTTCCTCCGTACACAATGAGTCCATTCTGGGGGCTTCACTGTTACTCGCGTTACTACCCCAAATCGAAATGGCCACTCCCCATCCTACCAAGTCAACCACATCCGTTCCAGAACGAACAGAAGAGGACAATCAACGGCTCTTTCAGCTCTACAAAAGCTGGATCTTGACGGAGAGAGACGGCAAGGCGCGTCTATAGGTATATCGGTTCGGCTACGAATATCCAGCATAACAAGAAACAGGAACGTCGGTGGGTGTGTTGCCTTTGCGTCAAGCAACGGCGGATTTTAATGGACCAATGACAAAAACATTGACGTCACCGAGGGCGGGCGGGACCCATTAATTACCATTGTTGGACGAAGTAGGTTTCCATTCCACGAATTCCACAATATGGATCCATTTCCATAATGGATCCATTTCCACCCATTCCACATCGAAATTATTAGTCAGCATCCATATCCACGCCATATTCACAAATGTGTCGTGGAGTGTCGTGGATTTGAACCCTGGTCATCTGCGAGGCGACTTTATTGCTGTCGATATGGCCAGTGACGACAGTCTACCTCAAAGGCTCACCGCAGCTGTGAAGAGCCGCAAAATAGATGGCATCATCACCTTTTCAGATGAGTATGTCATCGCAACTGCAAAGGCAGCTGAAATGTTGAATCTTGAAACTGAGCCCGTCGAGTCTATAATCACTGCTCACTACAAGGACGCGACCCGCAAGGTTCTCAACACTCCCAATATGCAGTCTTTTCGGTTGGAGAGCGCCACGGACTTGGATAATGAAGAGATTTCTAAGACGTTGGAAACCTTGAAGTACCCTCTGGTGATAAAGCCATGCCGTGGTGGCGCCTCTCGAGGTGTCAAAAGAGTTCAGAATCACCACAGACTCCGAGAAGCAATCGACCAACTCGAAAAAGATGGTCTCACAAAATACGGGATCCTTCTCGAAACTTACATAAGTGGGCCAGAGATAGATGCCAACATTGCTCTCTGGGATGGTGAGCTTATGTTCGCAGAGATCACCGATGATTTCCCCTGCACAGCTGATGCCAGCGACGCCACTATTGCGGACAGCTTTGGGGAGACTGTCATGGTGTCACCAACACTATTGTGCCAGAAGGAGCAGAAACTGGTGAAGTCGTCTCTGCATCAAACACTGCTCAAACTTGGTTTCCGAAATGGGGTCTTCCACGTTGAAGCTAGAGTCCAGAATTCAAGCATGCAATACCAGGAAATTGACGGTCTTGTTGATTTGGCCGATACAGACATCCCGTCACCAAGCGACCCTGAGGTGTATCTTATTGAGGTCAATGCACGCCCTCCTGGCTTAGACTGCGCATTCTCAACCCTTCACGCTTACGGGGTAGATCTTTGCGCGCTACAGCTCCTCCAATCCATAAGGGATGGCGATCGTTTCAAAGCGATGTGTAAGCCTTTCTTATCCGAAACACAGTACTGGAGCGCGAACTGCCTGATCCCAATTCACCGTCATAACGTACTGGTACCGGAAGGGTTCTCTGACAAAGTCCTAGAGAGAATGCCAGACGTTGCTCCATTAGTTTATAGGTCAGAGCTGTTTAGACAGCCTGGCACTCTCGTATCACCACCGTTGGGTGTCGAGTTTCTGGCTTATTTCTTAGTGCAGTCTAGGACTGATCGACGAAAGGTGCTGCAGACCTATCATCGCCTCATACAAACTTGTAGAGATGTTTTAGATGAGGTGTGAGAACATAAGTTAGATATAGCCATTAAGTCAGCATTCGAATGCAATCCCACTGATTTACCTTCCGATTCGCATGTAGCAGTTGGTGAAAGCTAGTCATTTGCATGATCTCCCTCAGCTAAGCATGACTCAACGTCCGATCATGCCAGCAGGACTTGATGAAGCATGATTCGAAACATAATTTGACGCACCGATCAATCAGCCGATCATGACGCAATAACAAGGGCGTAAGCTCGGCCATTGCCTCATCGGAACGAATATCCTCTTCGAGGTTAGGTTGCTCGGAACTTTTGTGCGGACAGTTCTTCCAAGCCGGGTCGGGCCGCATATAATCCTTTCAAGTATTCAATCaaataaggttatatatGGCGACAGTTTGTAAATAACACAAAAATCAAGCCTGTGTTGGCCTTTATGCACCGGAATACACACCCGGCATGCTCACTCGACCTGTGTGGCAGCCTAATCGGCTCCCAGCAATTATCAGCCAGGTTGCGCAAGCTGTGTAACATAATAAAGGACACGACCAACCAGTTGAATTGAGGTCTTTCCGATTGTTACGAAACCGACTCCGGTCCAGTCGATCCTGCTTATGGCGTATGCGGTGTGCTATGGGGGCTAAACGAGAATCACTCTGAAAACCCCTGCCAAATTCCACGCGAGGGGCGTTCTCGATCTGCTAGAGTTGCCTTCTTGGTGGAGAGCCAGTGGGTTAGCAAGTAATTTGGGTCGGAACTTTTGAAAATGCCCGTAAGCTGCGGTAAAACGCCTTAACGTTGCATTTGTTATCAATTCAGCAAGGAAATGATGCTCACGTGCTTTGTTACTGTTTCGAGGCACAGCGGAATGCACAAATGTGTTCAAAAGctagtattattataccAAATGTCTTCTGTCTTCCAGCTGCAGTCGATCGAAGAGCTTGTGAAATTCTGTGTGCACTATGTCGGTTGCATCTCAATCAGGTGCAACCATGAATGTTGTATTCACTACCAACCCGTCTTCAACTCCTGCATCTTTGGGCGTCAATGCCAACGCTAGCGATCTGGAATGCCAAGGGGTCACGGACCCAAGGGCTAAGAAACGCCTGCAAAATAGGGTAGCCCAGCGAAGTTACCGTAAGGCTGACCCCGCCGTGATAGGCTTGGCTTGCAATAATTACTAACGAGCTGGAACTTAGGACGTCGTGTCAAGTCCCGCATTGCCGACCTACAAAAGAAGGTGGCTCAGTATGAAGATGCAAATTCATCGAAAGAAGGTCCAGAGACTGGAGAGCAACCTCGTGCTCATCGAGATTCTTTGCAGCAACGGATATCGTATACATCACCTGAAACAACCAACCGGGGATCGACTCAGGGCTTGCCTGAAATTCTTGCCTCCCGGTCAACCTGCGAAAAGACCCAAGAGAGTTCCACTCACAGCAATTCAAATTATACCCTCTCCCCAGCAAGTTCTCTCGCTCCTAGGAATCAGGTCTCAGGCCCCCCTGTGGCAAAAGCAGGAAGGTCTTATCAGGAGGTTGGATCAGGCCGCGAGACGCAGCAAAGTCGCCGTTCAAGCTTCGTAACCGAACCTCATAAAGCTAATGGAGACCTCCGTCAAGCGCATTTTGACGATATGACCGTGAACCAGAACACCAGCTCAGCCATATTGCAGTCCTTCCCTACATCAACCTTTGATACGGCTGCCTCTCATCCCCCATTCATCACTGATGACCTTGAAGAAGAATTAGATCTTGGATGGATGATAGCAGACACGGAGGTGGAGGGACGAAAGTCATGCTCATGCGATAAATCAGCAGACCAAAACCCAAGACCCTCTTCAACTAACTCCAATTCACTAAAAAACcaatcatccaccgcaagaCTACCGAGCTACGCcccatcttcaagatcaccaaCAACCGCGCCCAGAGAATCACTGAACGCAAGATTCCAGAACATCATGGAATGCGTCGGCGCAATGGGTTTCGAAAGCTTTGACGATCTAGTCACTTCATACTATGCcgatgagtttgaagaagcgtccaagctcttccatgAGCAGCGATTCAGCAGGATCAGAAGACTTCCTGGAGTATTCGCGGAGATTCTGGAAGGTGCAAGAAGATGGGAGCCTTCAGAGCGCCGTGGTCTCGGTGAAGAGGTTCTCAAGGAGGCTGAAGCGGTTCTAATGCTTGAGAATAGCGAAGCCTGGCAATCATTACAGCCAATCACTGATGCGGCCATGACCAAGGACAATATCTCTACGGAGCAGGTATATCAGAATATCAGTACAGTCCTACCTATGGAGGTAAGCACATATGCATCCACCCATGATTCCCTTGGactatatataaataaaaaaactaaCAATAAGACGCCTTAGATGCCCAATCTTTGGACCTTGTTAATGGCCCTTGTAGCATCCGATTGTCCGGCATGGCAGCGAGATTGTTCTGGCACAGCTCTGGCAATCACTGCACTATTGCATTTCACAGGTCGGATACCAAAAGCTAAAATGCTAGAACTGATAGGTCTTTGCATTTCATAAATCTAGAGATTATTGAGCCATTGATGGTTTCATAAAATTTGGGTTAGTAGCAAAAATGAGACGCCAGTCCAGAATGCGGTTGTGCTGTACACAGCTGGACAAGATACAAGACAGAATCTACTTAGACCTAGGGCTTGAGGTCCACCAGCCGCCTGAACGATATCAGCAGCCCCCTTGATATGCTGTGAAGCCATGGAAATGTTACCTAGCACGATCTAAGTTCTGTTAAGTAATGTCTCAGAGTCGAGTACGTAAGGTGGAACTAACTTCATGGAATGCAAGTACCAACGCACTAGCAACCGATCGTAGATGAAGTATTTCTGGCTGCGTGGAAATATCCATGCGAAGATTTTCTAGATGTTGAAGCTTGTAACGTACACGATAAGCGGGCGGCACAGACAAGCGAGCGGCACAAAAATCTTAACCTTTACAAGATAAATCGCAATTAAAACATAACAGGTTATCTAATCAATTAAAATTAAGTACTATATTAATTCTCAGTGGCCTGAATACCTTCCTGACAGGTTCTTGCATTATGACCGGTCTTGCCGCATACACCACAGCGCCGAACACCCGGTCCAACagaccttccttgaccaccacttctcgatgattcggccactacctgcgtatTCACatctatctgatcaattgaATCCTGGCCATTCCCTATAATCATATTCCCTCTTCTCTGTAGGCgtgttctttttgccctaTGCCGCCGGCTAAGCATATCATTTGCCTGACGAAGTTCCCGGATCTCAGCCTCTTGTAAGACTATCTTATGTAGAAGAATGCTCTGTCCTTTCTCAAAATACTTCACGGCTTCAATTATTGACTCAGGGGAGCTGCTTTTATGATTTCTGATCCTTCCTTGCAGATACTTAGAGTAAGATTGGGTCTCTAGTATTGTCTTTGGGGTCCTTGAAGTCTAAGGGGTCGAAGGTTCAATAACCTCCTGGGGAGGCGTCGGGGTCCGCAGttgcacatcaagctttgagataATATATTCTAGGTCAAAGGGAGCAAGCCCGGCTCCTTTAAAACCTCCCTTAATATTTTTCTTAGTTATAGTGGCTTAGAAGGCAACATAAAACGCCAGGAAGAAGTCAGTCTTagaaatataggttatagaCCTTCTAATTAGTCGCTCTATTTCTTAACCATATGCCCTTTTTAGCGGCCCAAAGCAGCTAATATCAAGAGGCTAAAGCAGGTGCAATAAATAGGGCGGCATACAAAGTgtaataatattattctccttataatatatctagaAATCGGCTAACCGATGACTTCCATGACTATTAAGGATTAAGAGACGATAGGGACCAGTTAATCGGTTAGTTATAGCCCGATTAAAGTGTTTTAGCTACTCGAGGCCTGTCTCGTTATCTGTCTAGCCATTTTCGGTTATGGCGATAACCCAGGTGGCcaggaggttgctttctttATACCAGTTCTAGAGGTAATATTAGCCTACAACCACGATAAATAGATTAATTGCCTAACCTTCTGCATTAATCGCTTAAATTACTGTAGTCTATTCCCGATTTCCAGGCTAGACCGATTTTAGGTTTCTACGCCTTTCTAAGCTAGTAATAACTATACCGCTTAATATCTtacctattataaagccagtctcattAAAGTTCCAGATATTATCTAATCGGATGCCATACTTTGCAATTATATTCTCTATAAGCCTAAACCAATTGCAAATAGTAGTTAGATCTTCGCATTAGGCCCTGCAATAGTCATATTTCCTCTGAAAACGCATCTTAAGCTCTGGTTATCgcttaataaaattaatagcCTAGCGCTTGCCAACTGGTGATGCACCGCAGTCAGCAAGCAGTCGATTAGCCATTTCTTTAACATTATAATGCCGGGaaggaaatcctcgcgaatctaggtcaagGATATACTGGACTATAACCTGTTCCTCTAGATTACTTAGTTTCCGTGAGTTGGGGATACAATTATCGCGAGCCTGCCTGCCCTGAGAGCGATAGTGGAGGGTACGGAAGTGAACGTTATAGATCTTTGCAGCTCGTCGTAGACTTAATTTTGGGTCGGCCTGATAGgcctgaagtgcaagaaTAATACGAGCTTCAGCAGTAGATTGCGACATGTTTTTTGGTTGAGAATTAATTGATCTGATAGAGTTGATATAaggtgagggatttttgtGCCGCTCGCTTATCGTGTACGTTACTGAAAAACCTTTTCTTCGAATTCTACCATTGATTGCACTAGGGATAAATGTCGGCAGGCTACCAATaaaaagcctttaataaAACCAGCATCAGTTGATGACACCAGAATCCAGTTTCTCTTGCTGTAGTTGTGATACTGGTTGAGGTAGTGTGAAATCGGACAATGACTGTCCAAGTAAGGAGTGAAAACTTTGAtatcttcttgatctcttAGCTTCTAGACACTTTAGGACCTAATCGCGGATTACAACTGATTAGCCGGATCTAATGTGGCACTAACAATGATCAAACATGTAGCATTCTTTAGACGTAAGTGTTTTTAGGAAGTTGACATAGTACAAGGGTTGACTGCTGTAACAAAGTTTTCACGGATAGCAGAGTCGCTCCATCTGAAGTCACCCGATTTGAACGCGAATTCGATGTCTCAGGCGAAAGCAGTTCTTGCAAAAGTTCCTTTTTCTTCGGCTCTGGGTTATGTTTGTCTTTCCGAAGCTTCCGCCACTCGAGCAGAGTATGAGCGAGCCTGGCGCTTCGAGGCCCTCAGTGCCTCCGGTGTTGgattattattaaaatgTACAAACTGTATTGTTCTGGACGAAAATGATAGACTACTATGACAGATTTTGGTTATTTCATCGGGGGTTATTAAAAAGAACGAAGAGGTGGATAGTTAAGTCTAAGGAGAACAACAAGCAAGTAAACACACCTACACGGCTTCCTACAAGAGTCCTTAGAGCCAGTAAAGGCTCTTAAGAGGCTATTCTCTGTGGTCTAGAAGACTAGTATACAGAGTATGCCGCTCTTAGTCATTGCTGGGGCTTTTCTAGaccttttatattaatttttaaGGTTTCCTAGGCACTtagataatatataaaaagacAACTCTGCTCTTTTACATACATAAAACCTCTACTAAGGTTTTTACctatatatctttattaaagtatattagaAACCTAGCTAGataattaatttaaaggatatactattattagGGCATTTTCGGACCTTGTTGTCGAGTCCGAAGTTCAGACGGATCCAGTCATGTTTAATTTCCTGGGAATCCGTGTTGGGGTCACAAGCGAGACGTCCAAATGCGTACAGGTTTAAGATGTACAGATCGCTTCCAACTCACCTAATCctaatactattattagctaatacTTAAttctattagtaatattataacaTTAGAGAGCctaaaaaaatattattatataataattaaggcagaattttactattaaagataataaattaCCAGCTTTAAGGGGGATAGCTGCCTATTTTATAGCTAAGTCTATAAGAGAAGATAGCAGTTTAGACCTAAGTAACTATTACCTAACAGGCCTTTAGAGAGATAACCTTATCTAAATGTATATTAATACTCTGAGTGTCCTAATCTAAGCCCTGCTAATATTTCTTAGGTATTAACTTAGTCTTAggcttttatataattatccATATACTATAGTATTAAGTAGtttattaagataaaagaCCTTATAATAATCAAAGATATAAGAGTAAAACTAGAGACCCCTAgaaatttatttaataaggtTACTAGTAGTAGGATATTAAGATGCTGAAACACTATTATGCTGAGCCAGGGAAAGCGTGCCTCTGCCTAGTGTGAACTCATGGACTTCCTCCTTTGGCTCTTCAGACTTAATCATTTCCTTAAGCCTTCGCTCATTAAATACATTTGCAACATGGTTGTGCATATTATACCTTCAGAGAGTCAGTAAAGAGCAGTCCACTTCCAATTACAAATGCAACTTACATgttcatctcatcaattgTCAATTTACCATCTTCAGTTGCAACATTGTACACCTTGGTGTTTATGTTGCTAGAAAAGCCTGTCCGCAATTGTCAGCATCTGCATACATTATCAGCTCTAGATCTCTCACCAATCCGCTCGTTGATGTTCTCCCGGGCCCTTGCCGATGCAGCCTGAACCTTGGTAGCCCTTGGCTTGCGAACTTCCTCAAAGACGTTGAGAGACTCGCGAATATCGCCGTTAAAGTGCTTCTTGCTGAAAACAAGACCAATAGCGGCAGCATCTTCGATGGCCTGGCAAGCACCCTGACTTTGATCCGGCATCATCTTTCATCTCTGTCAGTGCATGAAGCGTAGAGACAGAAGAACATCACCACTTACCGGATGAGCAGCATCCCCCATAATGCAGGCAACCCCCTCCGTCCAGTGATCGTAAGGCTCATGAAGCCACAATCTCCAGGGGCGGATCTCGTACCCAATCTCAAGGTGCTTGAAGACCGACCGGTCCAAATCGGGGTATGGGTCGAGAAGCTCGTCTAGGGTTGCCTCTTGATCCCAGGTCTGTGCCTTGAGGTCGCCAGCTTCGCGTGGGAAGAAGCAATAGTAAGACAGGAGTTTGCCTCCGTTGCAAGGAGATAGAACGATCTTGAAATGAGTGTTGTAACCTCCCCAATACTCCAGAGCGCTGTTCTGGGAGTAGTCAACTAAGCCGAACTCTACAGCCTTTGCAGTGTCAACATTGGTATGTAGACAGGTGCAAGTCGCCGGTTTGCGATCGGGCTTGATGCCAAAAACACTTCGAAGGGTGGATCCAATCCCATCGGCTCCAATGACTACATCGTGTTTTATCTTTTTGCCATTTGTAAAGGTGACTTCTCCACTCTCCGCATCTACATCAGTAGCCTAGAATAAAGGACAGTGGTTAGTGACATGGCTGTAACATCTGACAATACTGTATCTGATAACTCACCTGATGGTTCACAATAAGCTGGGCAGGGGGGCCTTCGCCTTCACCAATGGCACTATCCATCAACATGCGATGCATGTACTGGCGATGGAACATGTAGTAGACCTAGGTATCGTTGTCAGCATTCCTATTCCAGATCGAGGTTCAAAGTCAGGGTATCACCTACATAGCCCCATCGTTCTTTATAATCCTTGAGATCATAGACGCTAATGGGCTCACCAGTCTTCCAGTCACGACTGATTAACTTTCTAAGAATAACTGGATCACCAATCTCAATATTGACTTTCCATTCCTCCAGCCAGCGAGTACCATTAGCAGCACATGAGATGGAGGCTCCAACCTCGCCGGCAAAATCAGCGCGTTCGTAAATGGTGACCTTGTGGCCTTGGCGACGAAGAGAGGTAGCAACTGCTTGACCTCCAATTCCCCCTCCAATGACAGCCAT
This genomic stretch from Fusarium oxysporum f. sp. lycopersici 4287 chromosome 5, whole genome shotgun sequence harbors:
- a CDS encoding hypothetical protein (At least one base has a quality score < 10) — encoded protein: MASDDSLPQRLTAAVKSRKIDGIITFSDEYVIATAKAAEMLNLETEPVESIITAHYKDATRKVLNTPNMQSFRLESATDLDNEEISKTLETLKYPLVIKPCRGGASRGVKRVQNHHRLREAIDQLEKDGLTKYGILLETYISGPEIDANIALWDGELMFAEITDDFPCTADASDATIADSFGETVMVSPTLLCQKEQKLVKSSLHQTLLKLGFRNGVFHVEARVQNSSMQYQEIDGLVDLADTDIPSPSDPEVYLIEVNARPPGLDCAFSTLHAYGVDLCALQLLQSIRDGDRFKAMCKPFLSETQYWSANCLIPIHRHNVLVPEGFSDKVLERMPDVAPLVYRSELFRQPGTLVSPPLGVEFLAYFLVQSRTDRRKVLQTYHRLIQTCRDVLDEV
- a CDS encoding salicylate hydroxylase yields the protein MSTQSGWRALDMAVIGGGIGGQAVATSLRRQGHKVTIYERADFAGEVGASISCAANGTRWLEEWKVNIEIGDPVILRKLISRDWKTGEPISVYDLKDYKERWGYVYYMFHRQYMHRMLMDSAIGEGEGPPAQLIVNHQATDVDAESGEVTFTNGKKIKHDVVIGADGIGSTLRSVFGIKPDRKPATCTCLHTNVDTAKAVEFGLVDYSQNSALEYWGGYNTHFKIVLSPCNGGKLLSYYCFFPREAGDLKAQTWDQEATLDELLDPYPDLDRSVFKHLEIGYEIRPWRLWLHEPYDHWTEGVACIMGDAAHPMMPDQSQGACQAIEDAAAIGLVFSKKHFNGDIRESLNVFEEVRKPRATKVQAASARARENINERIGFSSNINTKVYNVATEDGKLTIDEMNMYNMHNHVANVFNERRLKEMIKSEEPKEEVHEFTLGRGTLSLAQHNSVSAS